In Uranotaenia lowii strain MFRU-FL chromosome 2, ASM2978415v1, whole genome shotgun sequence, one genomic interval encodes:
- the LOC129746172 gene encoding tumor suppressor candidate 3: MRILVKIAILMAISLCMFNYVESQAKGKTSQSLSEKVQQLTDMNVKRPVMRFNGNRFKDFVKSAPRNYSVVVMFTAMAPARQCVICRHAHDEYQIVANSYRHSPVYSNKLFFAMVDFDEGSDVFQMLRLNTAPVFIHFPAKGKPKPADTMDIQRVGVSAEVIGKWIQERTDIQIRIFRPPNYSTTVAVLMLTAFVGGFLYLRRNNLDFLYNKQMWGFLAVIFCFAMVSGQMWNHIRSPPFVHKGHNGGIAYIHGSSQGQLVIETYIVMFLNAMIVTGMILLTESGWQTDARKGKISAVVGLVLVIVFFSLILSIFRSKAQGYPYSFLFK; the protein is encoded by the exons ATGCGGATCTTAGTGAAAATTGCCATTCTTATGGCTATTTCGCTATGTATGTTTAACTATGTGGAGAGTCAAGCCAAAGGAAAAACG TCACAGTCATTGTCGGAAAAGGTCCAACAACTTACGGATATGAATGTCAAGCGCCCGGTAATGCGTTTCAATGGTAATCGATTTAAGGACTTTGTAAAATCGGCTCCCCGAAATTACTCGGTGGTAGTCATGTTTACGGCGATGGCCCCGGCACGGCAGTGCGTTATCTGTAGACACGCCCATGACGAGTACCAAATAGTGGCCAATTCGTACCGACATTCTCCAGTGTACTCGAACAAGCTGTTCTTTGCCATGGTCGATTTCGACGAGGGCTCGGACGTGTTCCAAATGCTTCGCCTGAACACGGCTCCCGTATTTATTCACTTCCCGGCTAAGGGCAAACCGAAACCGGCTGACACTATGGACATCCAAAGGGTTGGTGTTTCGGCCGAAGTGATCGGTAAATGGATCCAGGAACGTACCGACATCCAGATCCGCATCTTCCGTCCACCGAACTACTCAACTACCGTGGCCGTTCTAATGCTGACGGCCTTTGTTGGTGGTTTCTTGTATCTGCGTCGGAACAATCTAGACTTCTTGTATAACAAACAGATGTGGGGATTCCTTGCAGTTATCTTCTGTTTTGCAATGGTTTCCGGTCAAATGTGGAATCACATCCGCAGTCCGCCTTTCGTGCACAAAGGTCATAACGGAGGCATTGCCTACATTCATGGATCCTCGCAGGGACAGCTTGTGATCGAAACCTACATTGTTATGTTCTTAA atGCCATGATCGTTACCGGTATGATTTTGTTGACTGAATCTGGATGGCAAACCGATGCACGAAAGGGAAAGATTAGTGCAGTCGTAGGATTGGTTCTGGTGATAGTGTTTTTCTCACTTATTCTATCGATTTTCCGCTCCAAGGCTCAGGGATACCCCTACAG tttcctattcaaataa
- the LOC129746697 gene encoding uncharacterized protein LOC129746697 isoform X2 produces the protein MVVFSKKRRPAQPKLQLLGRTITQSRCFKYLGVWFDSKCTWRAHIEYLKGKCQQRMNFLRSITGTWWGAHPEDLLKLYRTTILSVMEYGSFCFQSAAKTHLLKLERIQYRCLRIALGCMPSTHNMSLEVLAGILPLKDRFNLLSLRFLIRCEVMNPLVIVNFDRLLEQNFQTRFMSIYHVLMSMQVNPSSFSPTRVCSPDYDHSSVQFDLSMQQEICGIPVPHRSLLIPRIFEAKYRHVDADKMYFTDGSLIEESTGFGVFNEISSASYSLESPCSVYIAELAAIHCALDSIASRPVGHYFIVTDSLSSVQAIHSIKPGKHSPYFFEKIRDSLSALSKRRFIITFVWVPSHCSIEGNEKADSLAKVGAMEGDTYQREIAFNEFYFLVRRNSLVNWQRKWDEDELGRWLHSIIPRQFV, from the exons atggttgttttctctaagaaacgtagacctgctcaacctaagcttcaacttctaggccgaacgatcactcaatcgaggtgttttaagtatcttggggtttggtttgattccaagtgtacttggagagcccacattgagtatctgaaaggaaaatgccaacaaagaatgaattttctccgatcaatcactggcacctggtggggagcccatccagaagatcttttaaaattgtatcgaacaactattctctcagtgatggaatatggtagcttctgtttccagtcagctgccaaaactcacctcctcaaactcgagcgtatccaataccgttgtcttcgcatcgctttgggctgtatgccctcaacgcacaacatgagtcttgaagttttggcaggaatactccctttgaaagatcgattcaatctactatcacttcggttcctcatcaggtgtgaggtcatgaacccattggtgattgtaaattttgacaggctacttgagcaaaattttcaaaccaggtttatgtctatataccatgtcctcatgtcaatgcaggtaaacccttcttcattctctccaactcgtgtttgtagcccagactacgatcattcttctgtccagtttgatttgtctatgcagcaggaaatttgtGGAATCCCGGTCCCTCATCGTTcccttctgattccaagaattttcgaagctaaatatagacacgtcgatgctgataaaatgtactttactgatggatcacttatagaggaatcaacaggatttggagtgttcaacgaaatatctagcgcctcttacagcctcgagtcaccatgctctgtgtatatagcagagttagcagctattcattgTGCTTTGGACAGTATAGCTTCAAGGCCAGTTGGgcactactttattgtaacggatagtctgagttctgttcaagcaatccactcaataaaaccgggaaagcactcgccatacttcttcgagaagatacgggatagtttgagtgctttatcaaaacgtcgctttatcatcacctttgtttgggttccctctcattgctcgatagagggtaatgagaaggcagactctctggcaaaggtgggggcgatggaaggcgacacgtaccagcgtgaaattgccttcaacgaattttactttttagttcgaagaaactctcttgtcaactggcagcgcaaatgggacgaggatgagttgggtcggtggctgcactcgattatcccaagg caatttgtgtag
- the LOC129747045 gene encoding uncharacterized protein LOC129747045: MDPFYPHKFDSVVVKSETQIDHSYESSPADNGGEDEAVEAFDCDADSGPSFKDAELIIPSENNYGFGDAYSRVVEDDMYSIVEIFDCGDLILSVMPSRWVFRFGWNNGITDERTPIEGADMCYWPRGPAGYRLMEKAQIDPDVRVDGRVMKTYRCKIRKKGYRSFAEAIRERTLMERNLSSNAECKSCSKLQVSVNTLQQQMNHVLNEVASTKMQLSKCVNLLTQMNPQSVQEPGLQRPVIQNLVAPATVVSNNSHVQPDAPFAPVKTLEELESLEETARDEQFVTNVILSLGNIFGRNRYVGNGRTVCLQMVDYFFDRKFLKLCSWTGSSRSTNEEGVKMKIPFQKFSRVIRLFHRVVVYADPQFSSGETLQFLHRCLKSAKTRSEDNQRIRVSVARKRRKGTGMNQLRDSHGDLLHFQNMFN, translated from the exons ATGGATCCCTTTTATCCGCACAAATTCGACAGCGTAGTGGTCAAATCGGAAACCCAGATAGACCATTCCTATGAATCTTCACCGGCCGACAACGGAGGAGAGGATGAGGCTGTAGAAGCTTTTGACTGTG ATGCTGATTCAGGTCCATCGTTTAAAGATGCAGAGTTAATAATACCCAGTGAAAATAACTATGGATTTGGAGATGCTTACAGCAGGGTTGTTGAAGATGACATGTATTCAATAGTGGAAATTTTCGATTGTGGTGATTTGATTCTCTCGGTTATGCCTTCCCGGTGGGTCTTCCGTTTCGGATGGAACAACGGAATAACGGATGAACGTACCCCCATCGAAGGTGCAGATATGTGCTACTGGCCGAGAGGACCCGCTGGATATCGTCTGATGGAGAAAGCTCAAATAGATCCGGATGTCAGGGTTGATGGACGCGTAATGAAAACTTATCGTTGCAAAATTAGGAAGAAAGGATATAGAAGCTTTGCAGAG GCCATTCGGGAACGAACGCTTATGGAAAGGAATCTATCCTCGAATGCTGAATGTAAGTCCTGTTCGAAGTTGCAGGTTTCAGTTAACACTTTACAACAGCAGATGAATCACGTGCTTAACGAAGTTGCCAGCACGAAAATGCAACTAAGTAAATGTGTAAATCTTCTTACGCAAATGAATCCGCAAAGCGTCCAAGAACCTGGTTTGCAGCGTCCTGTAATTCAAAATCTAGTCGCACCAGCTACAGTGGTATCAAACAATTCCCATGTCCAGCCTGATGCTCCCTTCGCTCCGGTTAAAACGTTGGAAGAACTGGAATCTTTGGAAGAAACGGCCAGGGACGAACAATTCGTCACAAACGTAATACTTTCGCTGGGAAACATTTTCGGACGCAATCGATACGTTGGAAATGGTCGAACTGTCTGCCTGCAAATGGTAGATTATTTTTTCGaccgtaaatttttaaaactttgctcCTGGACCGGATCGTCCCGCAGTACTAACGAAGAGGGTGTCAAAATGAAAATTCCGTTCCAGAAGTTTAGCCGCGTAATACGATTGTTTCATCGAGTAGTCGTTTATGCCGATCCACAGTTTTCTTCCGGTGAAACATTGCAATTCCTGCACCGCTGTCTAAAGAGTGCCAAAACACGATCGGAAGATAATCAACGGATTCGAGTTTCCGTGGCCCGCAAGCGACGGAAAGGAACGGGTATGAACCAGCTGCGGGATAGCCATGGTGACCTATTGCATTTTCAGAACATGTTCAATTAA
- the LOC129746697 gene encoding uncharacterized protein LOC129746697 isoform X1 → MVVFSKKRRPAQPKLQLLGRTITQSRCFKYLGVWFDSKCTWRAHIEYLKGKCQQRMNFLRSITGTWWGAHPEDLLKLYRTTILSVMEYGSFCFQSAAKTHLLKLERIQYRCLRIALGCMPSTHNMSLEVLAGILPLKDRFNLLSLRFLIRCEVMNPLVIVNFDRLLEQNFQTRFMSIYHVLMSMQVNPSSFSPTRVCSPDYDHSSVQFDLSMQQEICGIPVPHRSLLIPRIFEAKYRHVDADKMYFTDGSLIEESTGFGVFNEISSASYSLESPCSVYIAELAAIHCALDSIASRPVGHYFIVTDSLSSVQAIHSIKPGKHSPYFFEKIRDSLSALSKRRFIITFVWVPSHCSIEGNEKADSLAKVGAMEGDTYQREIAFNEFYFLVRRNSLVNWQRKWDEDELGRWLHSIIPRVSLKPWFNRLDLSRDFIRIFSRLMSNHYSLDAVLYRLNIASSNLCSCGQGYHDIEHIVWSCEVHLVARTNFIDSLRARGKPPYVPVRDVLG, encoded by the exons atggttgttttctctaagaaacgtagacctgctcaacctaagcttcaacttctaggccgaacgatcactcaatcgaggtgttttaagtatcttggggtttggtttgattccaagtgtacttggagagcccacattgagtatctgaaaggaaaatgccaacaaagaatgaattttctccgatcaatcactggcacctggtggggagcccatccagaagatcttttaaaattgtatcgaacaactattctctcagtgatggaatatggtagcttctgtttccagtcagctgccaaaactcacctcctcaaactcgagcgtatccaataccgttgtcttcgcatcgctttgggctgtatgccctcaacgcacaacatgagtcttgaagttttggcaggaatactccctttgaaagatcgattcaatctactatcacttcggttcctcatcaggtgtgaggtcatgaacccattggtgattgtaaattttgacaggctacttgagcaaaattttcaaaccaggtttatgtctatataccatgtcctcatgtcaatgcaggtaaacccttcttcattctctccaactcgtgtttgtagcccagactacgatcattcttctgtccagtttgatttgtctatgcagcaggaaatttgtGGAATCCCGGTCCCTCATCGTTcccttctgattccaagaattttcgaagctaaatatagacacgtcgatgctgataaaatgtactttactgatggatcacttatagaggaatcaacaggatttggagtgttcaacgaaatatctagcgcctcttacagcctcgagtcaccatgctctgtgtatatagcagagttagcagctattcattgTGCTTTGGACAGTATAGCTTCAAGGCCAGTTGGgcactactttattgtaacggatagtctgagttctgttcaagcaatccactcaataaaaccgggaaagcactcgccatacttcttcgagaagatacgggatagtttgagtgctttatcaaaacgtcgctttatcatcacctttgtttgggttccctctcattgctcgatagagggtaatgagaaggcagactctctggcaaaggtgggggcgatggaaggcgacacgtaccagcgtgaaattgccttcaacgaattttactttttagttcgaagaaactctcttgtcaactggcagcgcaaatgggacgaggatgagttgggtcggtggctgcactcgattatcccaagggtaagccttaaaccatggtttaatagattggacctgagtcgagattttattcgtatattttcccgtctcatgtccaatcattattccttagacgcggtactctatcgtttgaatattgctagcagcaatttgtgtagttgcggccaaggttaccatgacatcgagcatattgtttggtcgtgcgaggtccatcttgtcgccagaacgaatttcatagactcccttcgggcccgaggaaaaccaccctatgttccagtgagagatgtgctgggg tga